The Streptomyces lienomycini sequence TCGCGGAGAGCTTCGACCTGCTCTTCGAGGGGGAGAGCGATCTGGCGGTGGTGGAGGCGACCCCGGCCAGTCCGCCGTCGGCCGACGCGCGCTTCGACCAGCGGCCGCTGCTGGACGACCCGTTCGACCTGGTCGTCCCCGCGGACCATCCGCTGGCCGGACGGGACGGCGCCGACCTCGCCGACGCGGCGCACGAGGCCTGGATCGCGCCGATGCCGCAGAGCCCCTGCCGGACGCACGTCATGTCGGCCTGCGGTGCCGCCGGGTTCACCCCCGACGTGGTCCATCACGCGGTGGACTGGAACGTCACCGCCCACCTGGTCGCCCACGGGCTCGGCGTCGCGCTGGTGCCCCGGCTCGCCCGGCTCGCCCCCGAGCTGCCGATCGTCCGGGTGCCCTGCGCGCACCGGCCGCACCGCAAGCTGCTCACCTGCACGCGCGGCGGCGGTCACCGGCGCCCGGCGGTCGCGGCGGCGCTGGCGGAACTGCGCACGCTGGCCGCGTCCGCGATGGCCTGACGCGCGCCCCCGACGCGGGACGCGGGACGTACCGCGTCCGCCCGGACGCACGACGGGACCGGAGCTCGCCCGAGCTCCGGTCCCGTCGTGCGTGGTGCGGACGCCGGTCAGGCGGCGACGGCCTCGTCGGCGTGACCGTGCAGCCGGGCGACGACCTCGGTGAGCTGTGCGGCGACCTCGGCGTCGTCCGCCGGGTGGGTCTCGGCGAAGCGGGTCATCGAACCGGGGATCGACAGCTTGATGTCCTCGATCACCTTGCCGCCGGCGATGCCCACGGCCTTGCGGGCCTCGTCCTGCGCCCACACGCCGCCGTACTGGCCGAAGGCGGTGCCGACCACGGCGACCGGCTTGCCGGTGAAGGCGCCGACGCCGAAGGGCCGCGACAGCCAGTCGATGGCGTTCTTGAGGACGGCCGGGATGGTGCCGTTGTACTCGGGCGAGAAGAGCAGGAAGGCCTGCGCGCCCTGGGCGGCCTCGCGCAGCTTCACGGCGGCGGCCGGGACGCTGCCCTCGACGTCGATGTCCTCGTTGTAGAAGGGGATGTCGGCGAGCCCCTCGAACACCTGCACCTCGGCGCCCTCCGGTGCGAACCTGACGGCCGCCTCGGCGAGCTGGCGGTTGTGCGAACCGGCGCGAAGGCTGCCGACGAGCGCGAGAATGCGGACAGACATGAGTACTCCCAATGCAGGAACGGGTGGCGGAGCGGGAACAGCGGAAACGGCGGACGCAGGGCGGTGCCGAAACACCGCCGCAACAATCCGGACCGGGGTCCGTTTAATTTCTAACATCCCAAACGGACCGCGGTCCAGTTTTCTTCCCG is a genomic window containing:
- a CDS encoding LysR family transcriptional regulator; translation: MIDLRRLHVLRAVSHYGTVTAAARALHFTPSAASQQIRQLARDLGVDLLEPQGRGVRLTAAAESLLGHADAIEARWDEAELELRAGEGALAGPLRVTGSSVAVSVLLAPLAARLRECHPRLSVRIREVEVAESFDLLFEGESDLAVVEATPASPPSADARFDQRPLLDDPFDLVVPADHPLAGRDGADLADAAHEAWIAPMPQSPCRTHVMSACGAAGFTPDVVHHAVDWNVTAHLVAHGLGVALVPRLARLAPELPIVRVPCAHRPHRKLLTCTRGGGHRRPAVAAALAELRTLAASAMA
- a CDS encoding NADPH-dependent FMN reductase → MSVRILALVGSLRAGSHNRQLAEAAVRFAPEGAEVQVFEGLADIPFYNEDIDVEGSVPAAAVKLREAAQGAQAFLLFSPEYNGTIPAVLKNAIDWLSRPFGVGAFTGKPVAVVGTAFGQYGGVWAQDEARKAVGIAGGKVIEDIKLSIPGSMTRFAETHPADDAEVAAQLTEVVARLHGHADEAVAA